In Cyclopterus lumpus isolate fCycLum1 chromosome 9, fCycLum1.pri, whole genome shotgun sequence, a single genomic region encodes these proteins:
- the rasgef1ba gene encoding ras-GEF domain-containing family member 1B-A isoform X3: MKTPSLLVKDNMPQTPPFTGGYNKNLYQTKEEGYSGLYYHDNNLASGSLEALIHHLVPTVDYYPDRTYIFTFLLSSRLFIRPHELMSKVCHLCVEQQRLGDLQADKMRVRKIAPKILQLLTEWTETFPYDFRDERMMRSLKELTHRLASGDEVYRKAVGQMSQGLIRRLTVLSQYEEALVKINATAAERLAALKAKPQASIQRDVLSICNDPFTVAQQLTHIELERLSYIGPEEFVQAFVQKDPLDNDKSCFSDHKKASNLEAYVEWFNRLSYLVATEICMPVKKKQRARVMEFFIDVARECFNIGNFNSLMAIISGMNMSPVSRLKKTWNKVKTAKFDILEHQMDPSSNFYNYRTALRGATQRSLTANSSREKIVIPFFSLLIKDIYFLNEGCANRLQSGHVNFEKFWELAKQVSEFMAWKKVECPFEKDRKILQYLLTAPVFTEDALYLASYESEGPENNMEKDRWKSLRSTLLSRV, from the exons ATGAAGACCCCAAGTCTTTTGGTCAAG GACAACATGCCTCAGACTCCACCGTTCACCGGCGGCTACAACAAGAACCTGTACCAGACCAAGGAGGAGGGCTACTCCGGCCTCTACTACCATGACAACAACCTGGCGTCCGGGTCCCTGGAGGCCCTCATCCATCACTTGGTCCCAACTGTGGACTATTATCCAGAT AGGACGTACATCTTCACCTTCCTGCTCAGCTCTCGTCTCTTCATCCGCCCGCACGAGCTCATGTCCAAGGTGTGTCACCTGTGCGTGGAGCAGCAGCGGCTCGGCGATCTCCAAGCGGACAAG ATGAGAGTCCGGAAGATCGCCCCCAAGATCCTCCAGCTGCTGACGGAGTGGACGGAAACCTTCCCGTACGACTTCAGGGAcgagaggatgatgaggagccTGAAGGAGCTGACCCACCGGCTGGCCAGCGGAGACGAG GTTTACAGGAAGGCGGTGGGCCAGATGAGCCAGGGTCTGATCCGGAGGCTGACGGTGCTCAGCCAGTACGAGGAGGCGCTGGTGAAGATCAACGCCACGGCGGCCGAGCGGCTGGCGGCTCTCAAGGCGAAGCCGCAGGCGTCCATCCAGAGAGACGTGCTGTCCATCTGCAACGACCCGTTCACGGTCGCCCAGCAGCTCACGCACATAGAACTG GAGAGACTGAGTTACATCGGACCCGAGGAATTCGTCCAGGCCTTCGTCCAGAAAGACCCTCTGGACAACGATAAG agcTGCTTCAGTGACCACAAGAAGGCCAGCAACCTGGAGGCTTACGTGGAGTGGTTCAACAGACTCAGCTATCTGGTGGCGACAGAGATCTGCATG CCCGTGAAGAAGAAGCAGCGAGCTCGAGTCATGGAGTTCTTCATCGACGTGGCGCGCGAATGCTTCAACATCGGCAACTTCAACTCCCTCATGGCCATCATAT CCGGCATGAACATGAGTCCCGTGTCTCGGCTCAAGAAGACGTGGAACAAAGTGAAGACGGCCAAGttcgacatcttggag CACCAGATGGATCCTTCCAGCAACTTCTACAACTACAGGACGGCTCTGAGAGGAGCGACGCAGCGGTCGCTCACCgccaacagcagcagagagaag ATTGTCATCCCTTTCTTCAGCCTGCTCATCAAAGACATCTACTTCCTGAACGAGGGCTGTGCCAACCGGCTGCAGAGCGGACACGTCAACTTCGAG aaatTCTGGGAACTCGCCAAACAAGTGAGCGAGTTCATGGCCTGGAAGAAAGTGGAGTGTCCGTTTGAGAAGGATCGCAAGATCCTTCAGTACCTTCTGACGGCTCCAGTGTTCACTGAAGATG CGTTGTACCTGGCATCGTACGAGAGCGAAGGGCCCGAGAACAACATggagaaggacagatggaagtcTCTGAG ATCCACTCTGCTGAGTCGAGTCTAA
- the rasgef1ba gene encoding ras-GEF domain-containing family member 1B-A isoform X4 — MPQTPPFTGGYNKNLYQTKEEGYSGLYYHDNNLASGSLEALIHHLVPTVDYYPDRTYIFTFLLSSRLFIRPHELMSKVCHLCVEQQRLGDLQADKMRVRKIAPKILQLLTEWTETFPYDFRDERMMRSLKELTHRLASGDEVYRKAVGQMSQGLIRRLTVLSQYEEALVKINATAAERLAALKAKPQASIQRDVLSICNDPFTVAQQLTHIELERLSYIGPEEFVQAFVQKDPLDNDKSCFSDHKKASNLEAYVEWFNRLSYLVATEICMPVKKKQRARVMEFFIDVARECFNIGNFNSLMAIISGMNMSPVSRLKKTWNKVKTAKFDILEHQMDPSSNFYNYRTALRGATQRSLTANSSREKIVIPFFSLLIKDIYFLNEGCANRLQSGHVNFEKFWELAKQVSEFMAWKKVECPFEKDRKILQYLLTAPVFTEDALYLASYESEGPENNMEKDRWKSLRSTLLSRV; from the exons ATGCCTCAGACTCCACCGTTCACCGGCGGCTACAACAAGAACCTGTACCAGACCAAGGAGGAGGGCTACTCCGGCCTCTACTACCATGACAACAACCTGGCGTCCGGGTCCCTGGAGGCCCTCATCCATCACTTGGTCCCAACTGTGGACTATTATCCAGAT AGGACGTACATCTTCACCTTCCTGCTCAGCTCTCGTCTCTTCATCCGCCCGCACGAGCTCATGTCCAAGGTGTGTCACCTGTGCGTGGAGCAGCAGCGGCTCGGCGATCTCCAAGCGGACAAG ATGAGAGTCCGGAAGATCGCCCCCAAGATCCTCCAGCTGCTGACGGAGTGGACGGAAACCTTCCCGTACGACTTCAGGGAcgagaggatgatgaggagccTGAAGGAGCTGACCCACCGGCTGGCCAGCGGAGACGAG GTTTACAGGAAGGCGGTGGGCCAGATGAGCCAGGGTCTGATCCGGAGGCTGACGGTGCTCAGCCAGTACGAGGAGGCGCTGGTGAAGATCAACGCCACGGCGGCCGAGCGGCTGGCGGCTCTCAAGGCGAAGCCGCAGGCGTCCATCCAGAGAGACGTGCTGTCCATCTGCAACGACCCGTTCACGGTCGCCCAGCAGCTCACGCACATAGAACTG GAGAGACTGAGTTACATCGGACCCGAGGAATTCGTCCAGGCCTTCGTCCAGAAAGACCCTCTGGACAACGATAAG agcTGCTTCAGTGACCACAAGAAGGCCAGCAACCTGGAGGCTTACGTGGAGTGGTTCAACAGACTCAGCTATCTGGTGGCGACAGAGATCTGCATG CCCGTGAAGAAGAAGCAGCGAGCTCGAGTCATGGAGTTCTTCATCGACGTGGCGCGCGAATGCTTCAACATCGGCAACTTCAACTCCCTCATGGCCATCATAT CCGGCATGAACATGAGTCCCGTGTCTCGGCTCAAGAAGACGTGGAACAAAGTGAAGACGGCCAAGttcgacatcttggag CACCAGATGGATCCTTCCAGCAACTTCTACAACTACAGGACGGCTCTGAGAGGAGCGACGCAGCGGTCGCTCACCgccaacagcagcagagagaag ATTGTCATCCCTTTCTTCAGCCTGCTCATCAAAGACATCTACTTCCTGAACGAGGGCTGTGCCAACCGGCTGCAGAGCGGACACGTCAACTTCGAG aaatTCTGGGAACTCGCCAAACAAGTGAGCGAGTTCATGGCCTGGAAGAAAGTGGAGTGTCCGTTTGAGAAGGATCGCAAGATCCTTCAGTACCTTCTGACGGCTCCAGTGTTCACTGAAGATG CGTTGTACCTGGCATCGTACGAGAGCGAAGGGCCCGAGAACAACATggagaaggacagatggaagtcTCTGAG ATCCACTCTGCTGAGTCGAGTCTAA
- the rasgef1ba gene encoding ras-GEF domain-containing family member 1B-A isoform X2 produces the protein MAKFLAELLGCTLPDKGTPPLFECRSQPLLGLRPSSRQRDNMPQTPPFTGGYNKNLYQTKEEGYSGLYYHDNNLASGSLEALIHHLVPTVDYYPDRTYIFTFLLSSRLFIRPHELMSKVCHLCVEQQRLGDLQADKMRVRKIAPKILQLLTEWTETFPYDFRDERMMRSLKELTHRLASGDEVYRKAVGQMSQGLIRRLTVLSQYEEALVKINATAAERLAALKAKPQASIQRDVLSICNDPFTVAQQLTHIELERLSYIGPEEFVQAFVQKDPLDNDKSCFSDHKKASNLEAYVEWFNRLSYLVATEICMPVKKKQRARVMEFFIDVARECFNIGNFNSLMAIISGMNMSPVSRLKKTWNKVKTAKFDILEHQMDPSSNFYNYRTALRGATQRSLTANSSREKIVIPFFSLLIKDIYFLNEGCANRLQSGHVNFEKFWELAKQVSEFMAWKKVECPFEKDRKILQYLLTAPVFTEDALYLASYESEGPENNMEKDRWKSLRSTLLSRV, from the exons GACAACATGCCTCAGACTCCACCGTTCACCGGCGGCTACAACAAGAACCTGTACCAGACCAAGGAGGAGGGCTACTCCGGCCTCTACTACCATGACAACAACCTGGCGTCCGGGTCCCTGGAGGCCCTCATCCATCACTTGGTCCCAACTGTGGACTATTATCCAGAT AGGACGTACATCTTCACCTTCCTGCTCAGCTCTCGTCTCTTCATCCGCCCGCACGAGCTCATGTCCAAGGTGTGTCACCTGTGCGTGGAGCAGCAGCGGCTCGGCGATCTCCAAGCGGACAAG ATGAGAGTCCGGAAGATCGCCCCCAAGATCCTCCAGCTGCTGACGGAGTGGACGGAAACCTTCCCGTACGACTTCAGGGAcgagaggatgatgaggagccTGAAGGAGCTGACCCACCGGCTGGCCAGCGGAGACGAG GTTTACAGGAAGGCGGTGGGCCAGATGAGCCAGGGTCTGATCCGGAGGCTGACGGTGCTCAGCCAGTACGAGGAGGCGCTGGTGAAGATCAACGCCACGGCGGCCGAGCGGCTGGCGGCTCTCAAGGCGAAGCCGCAGGCGTCCATCCAGAGAGACGTGCTGTCCATCTGCAACGACCCGTTCACGGTCGCCCAGCAGCTCACGCACATAGAACTG GAGAGACTGAGTTACATCGGACCCGAGGAATTCGTCCAGGCCTTCGTCCAGAAAGACCCTCTGGACAACGATAAG agcTGCTTCAGTGACCACAAGAAGGCCAGCAACCTGGAGGCTTACGTGGAGTGGTTCAACAGACTCAGCTATCTGGTGGCGACAGAGATCTGCATG CCCGTGAAGAAGAAGCAGCGAGCTCGAGTCATGGAGTTCTTCATCGACGTGGCGCGCGAATGCTTCAACATCGGCAACTTCAACTCCCTCATGGCCATCATAT CCGGCATGAACATGAGTCCCGTGTCTCGGCTCAAGAAGACGTGGAACAAAGTGAAGACGGCCAAGttcgacatcttggag CACCAGATGGATCCTTCCAGCAACTTCTACAACTACAGGACGGCTCTGAGAGGAGCGACGCAGCGGTCGCTCACCgccaacagcagcagagagaag ATTGTCATCCCTTTCTTCAGCCTGCTCATCAAAGACATCTACTTCCTGAACGAGGGCTGTGCCAACCGGCTGCAGAGCGGACACGTCAACTTCGAG aaatTCTGGGAACTCGCCAAACAAGTGAGCGAGTTCATGGCCTGGAAGAAAGTGGAGTGTCCGTTTGAGAAGGATCGCAAGATCCTTCAGTACCTTCTGACGGCTCCAGTGTTCACTGAAGATG CGTTGTACCTGGCATCGTACGAGAGCGAAGGGCCCGAGAACAACATggagaaggacagatggaagtcTCTGAG ATCCACTCTGCTGAGTCGAGTCTAA